One Fuerstiella marisgermanici DNA window includes the following coding sequences:
- a CDS encoding class I SAM-dependent rRNA methyltransferase — protein MSEPTTDDAVADVGSVRVILKDRKAQPFFGRHPWVFESAIDGVETPTGEEPAEGAEVELWAAGGKKFIAHGLWNPHSNIKVRLYSWDQAAGVTDQFLHDRIREAIALRRRIFDLTSANVGCRLVFSEGDALSGLTVDFYGGYLLVQFTSLAIYLRREAVVAALQAELSPRGIWLRTEKGMRDAEGLEAADGLVAGEAPPRPLFIDEHGIQFGVDVQEGQKTGCYLDQRNNRHAAAKYLNGRLLDAFCFAGGFGIAAAKQGRAAHVLGIDSSESALKLAAANAELNGVADRCEYRKGDVRAELESMASQNESFDSIVLDPPKMAKTRGGLNRALKGYRRLNSLALDVLKPDGILVTCSCSGLVTAEDFSEMISDVARTSGRTIQILEQHGQPADHPVSATCPETAYLKMLVCRVL, from the coding sequence ATGTCAGAACCAACCACCGACGACGCAGTAGCTGACGTCGGTTCCGTCCGAGTCATCCTGAAAGACCGCAAGGCTCAACCGTTTTTCGGGCGGCATCCGTGGGTGTTCGAATCCGCAATTGATGGCGTCGAAACTCCCACAGGCGAAGAACCCGCTGAGGGCGCGGAAGTTGAGCTGTGGGCAGCGGGCGGAAAAAAATTCATCGCTCACGGCCTGTGGAATCCTCACAGCAACATCAAGGTACGATTGTATTCGTGGGATCAGGCCGCAGGTGTCACGGACCAGTTTCTGCACGACCGAATTCGTGAAGCAATCGCTTTGCGTCGACGAATCTTTGACCTCACGTCGGCCAACGTTGGTTGTCGGCTGGTATTCAGTGAAGGCGATGCTCTGTCCGGCCTGACCGTCGACTTCTACGGCGGCTACCTGCTGGTGCAGTTCACCAGTCTTGCCATCTATCTGCGGCGCGAAGCCGTCGTTGCTGCACTACAGGCCGAATTGTCGCCTCGCGGAATCTGGCTACGCACAGAAAAAGGCATGCGCGATGCCGAAGGTCTGGAGGCCGCTGATGGATTGGTCGCCGGCGAAGCACCACCGCGTCCGTTATTTATCGACGAACACGGTATCCAGTTTGGTGTGGACGTGCAGGAAGGCCAGAAGACCGGTTGCTATCTCGACCAGCGAAACAACCGTCATGCGGCAGCAAAATATCTGAATGGCAGACTGCTGGATGCGTTCTGTTTCGCTGGCGGCTTTGGTATCGCAGCCGCAAAACAGGGCAGGGCGGCACACGTGCTGGGGATTGATTCTTCAGAATCGGCTTTGAAACTGGCCGCCGCAAATGCAGAACTGAATGGCGTGGCAGATCGCTGTGAATACCGCAAAGGCGACGTGCGGGCGGAGCTGGAATCGATGGCGAGCCAGAACGAATCATTCGACTCGATCGTGCTGGACCCACCCAAGATGGCGAAGACTCGAGGCGGCTTGAATCGAGCTCTAAAAGGTTATCGTCGCTTAAATTCTCTGGCGCTGGACGTCTTGAAGCCTGACGGAATTCTGGTGACGTGCAGTTGTTCGGGCCTCGTGACGGCCGAAGACTTCAGTGAGATGATTTCGGATGTGGCGCGAACGTCGGGACGGACGATCCAGATCCTGGAACAGCATGGCCAGCCAGCAGACCATCCGGTGTCAGCAACGTGCCCGGAAACGGCGTACTTAAAAATGCTGGTATGCCGCGTGCTGTAG
- a CDS encoding response regulator, translating into MSGNDIDLTGSRVLIADDNEQNRELLDAYLADENYEILMANDGQETMEAVDAHQPDLILLDIMMPRMSGYEVCEQLKADPEKRSIPVLMVTALNEMGDIEKAVNAGCDDFLTKPVNSLELKTRVRSLLRVRHFASERARLLAYIEEMEQQILQARQ; encoded by the coding sequence ATGTCTGGAAACGACATTGACTTAACGGGTTCGCGGGTGTTGATCGCCGACGATAACGAACAAAATCGCGAATTGTTGGACGCTTACCTGGCCGATGAAAACTACGAAATCCTGATGGCCAACGATGGCCAGGAAACGATGGAAGCCGTGGACGCTCACCAGCCGGACCTGATCCTGCTGGACATCATGATGCCCAGAATGAGCGGCTACGAAGTTTGCGAACAACTGAAGGCTGATCCGGAGAAACGGAGTATTCCCGTACTAATGGTGACTGCGTTGAACGAGATGGGTGACATCGAAAAAGCGGTCAACGCCGGTTGCGACGATTTCCTGACCAAGCCCGTCAATTCGCTGGAACTGAAAACTCGCGTCCGATCTCTTTTACGAGTGCGGCATTTCGCCAGCGAACGAGCTCGATTGCTGGCCTACATCGAAGAGATGGAACAGCAGATCCTTCAGGCTCGCCAATAA
- a CDS encoding ImmA/IrrE family metallo-endopeptidase, which produces MTEEESRRIAADSFPDGPEKLAKVLGVEVRHAELSGREGWCWYGGPRTIVRVNTAAKPSRRRFTLAHELAHIVQGTAADIVNSAPFRSTKTEEREADRLAAELLLPLERLEASLDPTSTVDFKTLQRIAKAAKVSPITVACRVVKWTEQSQLNNSAVVFFENNDLYRWTLSSGPNLSEANAQALFHKLHDTNSSDALSRFQREDGSMIAASVLNAWEYKAMFVQVLPGESGHALSPEERLQLLRQRLFGSGSTFESRLAGWVNYIQQNSTGLTVSEAVQAFNDRYLDREHIAEDVRAKLANDDCQEFIRLKMSQKCLPDVGAPEW; this is translated from the coding sequence ATGACGGAAGAGGAATCGCGAAGGATCGCTGCGGACTCATTTCCGGACGGTCCTGAGAAACTGGCGAAAGTACTTGGGGTTGAAGTTCGCCACGCTGAGCTTTCTGGACGCGAAGGTTGGTGCTGGTACGGAGGGCCAAGAACGATCGTTCGTGTGAATACTGCTGCCAAGCCTTCTCGACGGCGTTTCACGCTTGCACATGAACTTGCCCATATCGTTCAGGGAACGGCCGCCGACATTGTGAATAGTGCCCCGTTTCGGTCGACGAAGACAGAGGAGCGCGAGGCCGATCGCTTGGCCGCAGAGTTGCTACTGCCACTGGAACGGCTGGAAGCTAGCCTCGACCCAACATCAACGGTCGATTTCAAGACACTTCAACGTATCGCAAAAGCAGCGAAAGTCTCGCCAATCACCGTAGCTTGCCGTGTCGTTAAGTGGACAGAGCAATCTCAACTCAATAATTCAGCGGTTGTATTCTTCGAGAACAATGATTTGTATCGATGGACGTTGTCTTCCGGCCCAAATCTGTCTGAAGCCAATGCTCAGGCTCTGTTTCACAAGCTGCACGACACAAATAGTAGCGACGCTTTATCACGGTTCCAACGGGAAGACGGATCGATGATTGCGGCATCGGTACTGAATGCTTGGGAATACAAGGCCATGTTCGTTCAAGTGCTACCTGGTGAGTCAGGACATGCGCTCTCGCCGGAGGAGCGATTGCAGCTGCTGAGGCAGCGACTGTTCGGTTCGGGTTCCACGTTCGAATCAAGGCTGGCAGGGTGGGTGAACTATATCCAGCAGAACTCGACCGGATTAACAGTCTCGGAGGCTGTGCAGGCATTCAACGATCGCTATCTTGATCGCGAACATATCGCCGAAGATGTACGAGCCAAATTGGCGAATGACGACTGCCAGGAATTCATCCGCCTAAAGATGTCGCAAAAATGCCTGCCGGATGTTGGGGCTCCAGAATGGTGA
- a CDS encoding N-acetyltransferase, whose product MCCRSSVLKYPAVPRREFTHPFCFDTNTSFMTSILRDLKAALFNLSTKQIELCEFDELDRESAKSLSAHWQKPNWWDETDAVERQNQPDYTWNWASFVSNRVLNRPSGKAVCVRSDDGIIQGAMIYELGVKSWLNPIEKTVFVELVATSPANRDILVREPRYRKAGLSLLRYAMIHSVEVGLRGRLSLFPIANQKFYTSVGFEETAQRSDELDVNLYELSTAAATMHLKQMGVLS is encoded by the coding sequence ATGTGCTGTCGATCTTCTGTGCTAAAATACCCGGCTGTGCCTCGCCGTGAATTTACTCATCCGTTCTGCTTTGACACCAACACATCGTTCATGACGTCGATACTACGAGATTTGAAAGCGGCCCTGTTCAATCTTTCGACGAAGCAAATCGAGCTTTGCGAGTTCGACGAACTGGACCGCGAATCGGCGAAGTCACTGTCCGCACATTGGCAAAAACCCAACTGGTGGGACGAAACCGACGCAGTTGAGCGGCAGAATCAGCCAGATTACACTTGGAATTGGGCCAGCTTCGTATCCAATCGAGTATTGAATCGACCAAGCGGAAAGGCTGTCTGTGTTCGTTCGGACGATGGAATTATCCAGGGAGCGATGATCTACGAGTTGGGCGTCAAATCATGGCTCAACCCCATTGAGAAGACAGTGTTTGTCGAATTGGTGGCAACTTCGCCCGCGAATCGAGATATTCTAGTCCGCGAACCTAGATACCGGAAAGCTGGTCTTTCACTACTACGCTACGCTATGATCCACAGTGTGGAAGTTGGCTTGCGAGGACGACTTTCGCTGTTTCCTATCGCGAATCAGAAATTTTACACCTCAGTCGGATTTGAGGAGACAGCCCAAAGGAGTGACGAACTGGATGTAAATCTGTACGAGTTGTCGACTGCGGCAGCGACGATGCATCTCAAACAGATGGGAGTTTTGTCATGA
- a CDS encoding SGNH/GDSL hydrolase family protein, with protein MRISLVLLLSMYGTSTVAAQSPTATQKLQLTLPPAIYAVPEVPTAIFFDNIVLTQTPADYQFDVTCDVGKSAGDRWFVTPASDDVGDHKLTIAVSDKDGKPLETASTVLTVVSAKSGDQLDRPIRLLIIGDSLTNATAYPNEIARLLSQPGNPKWEMLGTNRPGRATAGVGHEGYGGWTWQRFATHYEPKPDPARRMRSSPFVFLNDEEKPELNFPKYLEEHCDGVPPDYVVIMLGINDCFHPPPDDAALVNARIDAMFNSADPLLAAIRKVAPKAEIGFCLTTPPNARQAAFEANYKDRYTRWGWKRIQHRLVERQLEYVKNKGDALMSIVPTELNLDPVDGYPVNNGVHPNGEGYKQIGATIYGWLKWKLSQSAAE; from the coding sequence ATGCGAATTTCACTCGTCCTGTTGTTGTCCATGTACGGCACATCAACAGTTGCGGCTCAGTCGCCCACAGCGACTCAGAAACTGCAGCTCACACTGCCGCCCGCGATCTACGCGGTTCCAGAAGTCCCCACCGCAATCTTCTTTGACAACATTGTCCTGACTCAAACGCCCGCCGATTACCAGTTCGACGTCACATGCGACGTTGGTAAGTCCGCAGGTGATCGTTGGTTCGTCACACCTGCCAGCGACGATGTTGGAGATCACAAACTGACAATCGCCGTGTCGGATAAGGACGGCAAGCCACTGGAAACGGCCTCGACCGTTCTGACCGTCGTCTCCGCGAAATCAGGTGATCAGCTTGACCGCCCGATCCGCCTGCTGATCATCGGTGACAGCCTCACCAATGCGACCGCTTACCCCAATGAGATCGCTCGATTGCTTTCGCAACCGGGCAATCCGAAATGGGAGATGCTGGGCACAAACAGACCGGGCAGAGCCACAGCGGGAGTCGGCCATGAAGGTTACGGCGGTTGGACGTGGCAACGGTTTGCGACCCATTACGAACCGAAACCGGACCCGGCACGCCGCATGCGCAGCAGCCCCTTTGTCTTTCTGAACGACGAAGAAAAACCCGAACTCAATTTCCCGAAATATCTGGAAGAACACTGCGACGGAGTGCCGCCGGATTACGTGGTGATCATGTTGGGAATCAACGATTGCTTTCATCCGCCGCCCGATGATGCCGCTTTGGTAAACGCTCGCATCGACGCGATGTTCAACAGCGCCGATCCGTTGCTGGCGGCAATCCGAAAGGTGGCCCCAAAGGCTGAGATCGGCTTCTGCCTGACGACTCCGCCAAATGCTCGCCAGGCTGCTTTCGAGGCGAATTACAAAGACCGCTACACACGCTGGGGCTGGAAGCGAATCCAGCATCGCCTGGTTGAGCGTCAACTGGAGTACGTCAAGAACAAAGGCGACGCACTAATGAGCATCGTTCCGACCGAACTAAATCTCGACCCGGTTGACGGTTACCCAGTCAACAACGGCGTTCACCCCAACGGTGAAGGTTACAAGCAAATCGGAGCCACCATTTACGGCTGGCTGAAATGGAAGTTGTCACAGTCAGCGGCTGAATAG
- a CDS encoding FAD-dependent oxidoreductase encodes MTQGDHSRRQFLQATAGGLVLSSALTSSDTAADEKHATRVTNPVSGDVLQTHGMLSADGTQLVEQQRAIPVAGKTDVLVCGGGPAGIGAALAAARAGASVQLIEMAGCLGGVWTCGLLTKILDSENKSGIMAELLTKFSSRGSEVAKNTHGTVYDPEIAKLVLEELCVEAGVNIRLHTRLAGAVTDEHNRVAAVLTESKSGREAWLADRFIDCSGDGDLAAHAGCRFDVGTGADCECQPMSMLALLTGVDPEAVRPYIREDSRKAKPLLLKLMEEHGVSPSYRGPTLRHLHSGIYSIMTNHEYGVSAFDASAITEATIRARREVHDIINGLRKVGGPWKDISVVATAEQIGVREGRRIKGRYEITAEDLAKGLRHEQAVCRAKFAIDVHALNAHGNKEISREFKKGGLKPYDIPYPALVAADVDGLLVAGRCISGDFIAHSSYRVTGNSVPMGEAAGLAAAESARREILPHELDWREIKPS; translated from the coding sequence ATGACACAAGGCGATCACTCACGACGTCAGTTTCTGCAGGCTACGGCTGGCGGGCTGGTCCTGTCTTCAGCTTTGACGTCGTCAGACACGGCGGCTGATGAAAAACACGCCACGCGAGTAACCAACCCCGTCAGCGGCGACGTCCTGCAGACGCATGGAATGTTGTCCGCAGACGGCACGCAGCTTGTTGAACAGCAGCGAGCAATCCCGGTCGCCGGCAAGACTGACGTGCTCGTCTGCGGTGGCGGACCGGCAGGAATCGGCGCAGCATTGGCGGCGGCTCGCGCGGGAGCGTCGGTGCAGTTGATTGAAATGGCGGGCTGCCTGGGCGGTGTGTGGACATGCGGCCTGCTGACGAAGATTCTGGATTCCGAAAACAAGTCCGGCATCATGGCCGAACTACTGACGAAGTTTTCGTCGCGCGGCAGTGAGGTTGCGAAGAACACTCATGGCACCGTTTACGATCCGGAAATCGCCAAACTAGTACTCGAAGAATTATGTGTCGAAGCAGGTGTTAACATTCGCCTTCATACACGACTGGCCGGAGCGGTCACGGACGAACACAATCGTGTGGCGGCCGTGCTGACCGAATCAAAGTCGGGCCGCGAAGCCTGGCTCGCCGATCGGTTTATAGACTGCAGCGGCGACGGTGATCTGGCGGCTCACGCGGGCTGCCGGTTTGATGTTGGTACGGGAGCAGACTGCGAATGCCAGCCCATGTCGATGCTCGCGCTTCTGACGGGCGTTGATCCTGAAGCGGTGCGGCCCTACATCCGTGAAGACAGCCGCAAGGCAAAGCCTCTGTTGCTGAAGTTGATGGAAGAACACGGCGTGAGTCCCTCGTATCGCGGCCCCACACTGCGGCACCTGCACAGCGGTATCTATTCGATCATGACGAATCACGAATACGGTGTGTCCGCGTTCGATGCCTCCGCCATTACCGAAGCCACGATTCGTGCGCGTCGGGAGGTCCACGACATCATCAATGGCCTGCGAAAGGTGGGCGGGCCGTGGAAAGATATTTCCGTTGTCGCGACGGCCGAACAAATCGGAGTCCGCGAAGGGCGACGGATCAAGGGACGCTATGAAATTACAGCGGAAGATTTGGCAAAAGGACTGCGGCACGAACAAGCCGTGTGCCGCGCCAAGTTTGCGATCGACGTTCACGCATTGAACGCGCACGGGAACAAGGAAATCAGTCGTGAATTCAAGAAAGGCGGCCTGAAGCCGTACGACATTCCGTACCCTGCGTTGGTCGCCGCCGACGTTGATGGACTGCTGGTGGCAGGACGCTGCATTAGCGGCGACTTCATCGCTCATTCCAGCTACCGCGTCACTGGCAATTCCGTTCCGATGGGCGAAGCCGCGGGCCTCGCCGCTGCCGAGTCGGCTCGCCGGGAAATTTTGCCTCACGAACTGGATTGGCGTGAGATCAAACCAAGCTAA
- a CDS encoding GIY-YIG nuclease family protein, with protein sequence MVGKTIRLHLVDGDASGIMTTEIINWTGMILVAPRSQLAELAKREEVRRTGIYILVGPDPEQPTRDTVYVGEGDDVLQRLKSHDKDEKKDFWTRCLVVISKDQNITKAHGRYLESRLVSLGYEAGRAHIQNDTLPKTPPLPESDVADMEYFLHQLKIVLPVLGLNFLQARPVINRTPAPSANESPLFVLNVVGTEAYAREVDDEFVVLKDSTARRSGLPSWTSYKSLRDQLIVDGKLIEKADSDYYIFTEDVPFRSPSAGGAVVNAGNINGRDAWKVSGTSQTYADWHDSKLKAAESAEDER encoded by the coding sequence ATGGTCGGAAAAACTATTCGCCTGCATCTCGTCGACGGTGACGCTTCCGGGATAATGACCACTGAAATCATCAACTGGACGGGAATGATTCTCGTCGCCCCACGTTCTCAGCTCGCCGAACTAGCCAAACGAGAAGAAGTTCGGCGCACAGGAATCTACATATTAGTGGGGCCGGACCCCGAACAACCAACTCGCGACACGGTTTATGTCGGCGAAGGAGATGATGTTCTGCAAAGACTGAAGTCGCACGACAAGGACGAAAAGAAGGACTTCTGGACTCGGTGCCTTGTGGTCATCAGCAAGGACCAAAACATTACGAAGGCCCACGGGCGGTATCTGGAAAGCCGACTTGTCAGTTTGGGCTACGAAGCGGGCCGAGCGCACATTCAAAACGACACGCTGCCCAAAACTCCTCCACTTCCGGAATCCGACGTTGCCGATATGGAGTATTTCCTGCATCAACTCAAAATCGTACTCCCCGTACTCGGACTCAACTTTCTGCAAGCTCGGCCGGTGATCAACAGAACTCCTGCACCGTCCGCAAATGAATCCCCACTCTTCGTGTTGAACGTGGTCGGTACAGAAGCGTATGCTCGAGAAGTGGATGACGAATTTGTCGTTCTGAAAGACTCAACGGCTCGACGATCAGGTCTGCCATCGTGGACATCCTACAAGAGTCTTCGCGATCAACTCATCGTTGATGGCAAGTTGATTGAGAAAGCGGACTCAGACTACTACATCTTCACAGAAGACGTGCCGTTCAGGAGTCCCAGCGCCGGCGGGGCAGTGGTAAACGCAGGAAACATTAACGGCCGAGACGCCTGGAAGGTCTCCGGCACGTCACAAACCTACGCCGACTGGCACGACAGCAAGCTCAAAGCAGCGGAGAGTGCTGAGGACGAGCGATGA
- a CDS encoding tRNA-uridine aminocarboxypropyltransferase has translation MTFDARSITPLPRPAPHLVTDRFRERCYTCYRPQAACFCDTIPSIDNRTHVLILQHVKERFHAFNTARIVRQALRNCDLLVDQTKRLARAELPLHQSTGVLYPGANAKLLSDLPASDRPAQLIILDGTWHHAKTFMRQIPTLQQLPRYCLNPAAPSNYRIRKEPTESALSTVEATVEALRTLEPETEGFDKLLRAFDGMIDEHLLHSEKSGRLRIPKRPWKPPANIPAVLIDDLPNVVVAYGEAARGLNGQRQKNREPIYWAAQRLGTGETFERAIHPRRPVEAEFLTHLELSAADFANAIAPGDFRDAWQKFLRPTDTLAVFNDSTLRLLATVAAEVPSSVTLKSVNLRQDCKTLDALVSMLELIPPRVSHKGRAGKRLASAIAYVKYLHNLGNGP, from the coding sequence GTGACGTTTGACGCCCGTTCAATAACGCCCCTGCCCCGCCCTGCACCGCATTTAGTCACCGACCGGTTTCGCGAACGCTGCTATACCTGCTATCGCCCACAGGCCGCCTGCTTCTGCGACACGATTCCGTCGATCGACAACCGAACGCACGTGCTGATTCTGCAACACGTCAAAGAACGATTTCATGCCTTCAACACGGCTCGAATCGTCCGGCAGGCGCTGCGTAACTGCGACTTGCTGGTTGATCAAACGAAGCGGCTGGCGCGAGCGGAACTGCCTCTGCATCAGTCGACTGGCGTTCTGTATCCCGGCGCGAATGCGAAGTTGCTGTCGGATCTGCCTGCGTCCGACCGGCCGGCTCAATTGATCATTCTGGATGGCACATGGCATCACGCGAAGACGTTCATGCGACAGATTCCCACGTTGCAGCAACTGCCGCGATACTGTCTGAACCCCGCCGCTCCCAGCAACTACCGAATCCGCAAAGAACCCACCGAATCGGCGCTGTCAACTGTTGAGGCGACCGTTGAGGCGTTAAGGACCCTGGAACCTGAAACGGAAGGTTTCGACAAACTGCTGCGAGCTTTCGACGGCATGATTGACGAACACCTGCTGCATTCGGAAAAGTCTGGCCGGCTGCGGATTCCAAAGCGACCGTGGAAGCCGCCTGCGAATATCCCCGCCGTCTTAATCGACGATTTGCCCAACGTCGTCGTCGCTTATGGAGAAGCAGCTCGCGGACTGAACGGCCAGCGGCAGAAGAACCGCGAACCGATCTACTGGGCCGCTCAACGATTGGGCACAGGCGAAACGTTCGAACGCGCCATTCATCCGCGACGCCCTGTGGAGGCTGAGTTCCTGACTCACCTTGAACTTTCCGCCGCCGACTTTGCGAACGCAATCGCCCCAGGCGACTTCCGCGACGCATGGCAGAAATTTCTGCGGCCCACCGATACGCTCGCCGTCTTCAACGACAGTACACTACGTTTACTGGCGACTGTCGCCGCAGAAGTGCCTTCTTCAGTCACCTTAAAGTCTGTGAATCTGCGGCAGGATTGCAAAACGCTGGATGCACTCGTGAGCATGCTGGAACTCATCCCGCCGCGCGTTTCTCACAAAGGTCGAGCCGGCAAACGGCTGGCGAGCGCCATCGCTTACGTGAAGTACCTTCACAACCTTGGCAACGGGCCGTGA
- a CDS encoding serine hydrolase domain-containing protein translates to MRDGFRTLGTSLLAVFWLTGQIATAQQLSDELVTKVALPLIEDNIVDGISIGYVEGDREGIVHLGTATSAGRKADNHTVYELGSISKVFTGLLLADAVVRGELDLHATANTDNAAGIRLPSHKGRSIQWVDLSAHRSGLPRLPGNLEVTSLKDPYRLYDSKKAASALANFRLPRKPGELHEYSNFGMSVLGYLIAENAKTTYQKLLQERITMPLGMKDCSVELTRDQKQRSAIPHSKFGLSTSAWTFADMPGAGGIRATMSDMMKFAKAQLNPPPGKLGEAIDLAWKQHSAADASGSAIGLGWMIHADGATRWHNGGTGGSRSAIFINRRIKSAVIVLCNTAVTDEVDALAVQLLQTAAGIKPNIQHGNTPPKVSPFTSVGMHGDFVFVTYDGTTYQRLELDGIKVTEIVASAKKLCGGLWQKRIREDLVEVLWGMGHKPEKTVKLRLQDVKTKQASVVDSAVMTAENRAAIRAESRRADSSKMAERIPGPIVVDAKHRARLVGRYKLANFVFDVEDRDGHLMVRLSGQQFNEVFPDSETKWLYRGIDAMFEFKLGRSGPATQLTLHQNGVKQVATRVGK, encoded by the coding sequence ATGAGAGATGGTTTCAGAACATTGGGTACTTCGCTGCTGGCAGTGTTCTGGCTGACAGGGCAAATCGCGACGGCACAACAGCTATCGGACGAGCTTGTCACAAAAGTCGCTTTGCCATTGATCGAAGACAATATCGTCGATGGCATCTCGATCGGTTACGTCGAAGGCGACCGCGAAGGAATCGTGCATCTCGGCACTGCGACCAGTGCTGGCAGGAAGGCGGACAATCACACGGTTTACGAGTTGGGTTCGATCAGCAAAGTCTTCACCGGTCTGCTGCTTGCCGACGCCGTGGTGCGAGGGGAGCTGGACTTGCATGCGACAGCGAATACCGACAACGCGGCCGGTATTCGTTTGCCGTCGCACAAAGGGCGTTCGATCCAGTGGGTTGACCTCAGCGCGCATCGTTCTGGACTTCCAAGATTGCCAGGAAATCTTGAAGTCACGTCACTGAAAGATCCGTATCGACTCTACGATTCAAAGAAAGCTGCGTCTGCGCTCGCGAATTTCAGACTCCCCCGTAAGCCGGGCGAATTGCATGAATACTCAAACTTCGGCATGTCTGTACTCGGGTACCTGATTGCAGAAAACGCGAAGACGACCTATCAGAAGCTGTTGCAGGAACGGATCACAATGCCACTCGGCATGAAAGACTGCTCCGTTGAATTGACCCGCGACCAGAAACAGCGATCTGCAATTCCGCACAGCAAATTTGGTTTATCGACGTCAGCCTGGACGTTCGCCGATATGCCGGGTGCGGGCGGAATCCGCGCCACCATGTCCGACATGATGAAGTTCGCGAAAGCACAACTAAACCCGCCGCCGGGGAAGTTGGGTGAAGCAATTGACCTGGCGTGGAAGCAGCACAGCGCCGCAGATGCATCAGGCTCAGCAATTGGCCTGGGCTGGATGATCCACGCGGATGGTGCAACGCGGTGGCACAATGGTGGAACAGGCGGATCTCGCTCTGCAATTTTCATCAACCGCCGAATCAAATCCGCTGTCATCGTGCTATGCAACACGGCCGTGACAGATGAAGTGGATGCCCTGGCCGTGCAGTTGCTTCAGACGGCAGCAGGCATCAAGCCGAACATTCAGCACGGCAATACGCCGCCGAAGGTGTCACCCTTCACAAGCGTCGGGATGCATGGTGATTTTGTGTTCGTCACCTACGACGGTACAACTTACCAGAGGCTTGAGCTGGACGGAATCAAGGTCACAGAGATTGTCGCTTCAGCCAAGAAGCTGTGTGGCGGCTTGTGGCAGAAGCGAATCCGCGAAGACCTGGTCGAAGTGTTGTGGGGAATGGGGCACAAACCCGAGAAAACAGTCAAACTGCGCCTACAGGATGTCAAAACGAAACAAGCATCCGTCGTCGACAGCGCAGTCATGACCGCCGAGAATCGCGCTGCCATTCGGGCTGAGTCCCGTCGCGCAGACAGCAGCAAAATGGCGGAACGCATTCCAGGCCCAATCGTCGTCGACGCAAAGCATCGTGCTCGACTGGTCGGCCGATATAAGCTCGCCAATTTCGTCTTCGACGTTGAAGATCGCGACGGGCACCTGATGGTCCGTCTGTCCGGCCAGCAGTTCAACGAAGTGTTTCCGGACTCAGAAACGAAATGGTTGTACCGTGGCATCGATGCAATGTTTGAATTCAAGCTGGGGCGATCGGGTCCGGCAACTCAATTAACGCTTCACCAAAACGGCGTGAAGCAGGTCGCGACACGAGTTGGCAAATAA